A single Anopheles arabiensis isolate DONGOLA chromosome 2, AaraD3, whole genome shotgun sequence DNA region contains:
- the LOC120897658 gene encoding DET1 homolog, which translates to MNPFDMEPNVHNNVPDAFCTERIRFRRLRSQNIVHRLRSRETGHRHRTPRHAIRELYQNVYPNLTVVNVERPPCYLRKFSPDGKYLIAFSSDQAALEIYEYQGCAAAGELLSSWDDTELMVDYEPGYSSVIRGKIFDQLFKLKHVVNLENHEKHLNRECSLFTNDGRYVIVGAASFIPEENRPHFYELYTNNEVIKPTAGCPLEDYTLYIIDLHFGRISHARDFRVDKIILSHNQGVYLYNSTLAILSIHHQSMYIFSIADGTFFPERTIGRFCSGEDERYYTSAFLTERGSAPPPRAFREPAINSLKHRILVFLFRQAKAQVDSGEDGLALRKFYRRFDEYKDLRMWKMQLLDDDLLLIKYAHEDVVTLKAHEPNSQYSMFVVYHIWDMQIVAVYSNQSTQLLELYENFCDSFRNASHNHRTPFACSPSNNLYSRLLHTRFKQTIIGARGGSEVEATKRILAQLPISAQSYTSSPYLDLGLFSYDDKWVSAMERPKACAEFPIRFYARDSGLLKFRIYAGMGHQITPHPGLRRLVAFIFHPTEPFAISVQRINTDYIANFHLRHVPSTKRKHALPPKT; encoded by the coding sequence ATGAACCCCTTCGACATGGAACCGAACGTACACAATAACGTACCGGACGCTTTTTGCACCGAGCGTATTCGCTTTCGCCGGCTACGGTCACAAAACATAGTGCATCGGCTGAGGAGTAGGGAGACGGGCCACCGGCATCGTACCCCGCGGCACGCGATCCGCGAGCTGTACCAGAACGTGTACCCGAACCTAACCGTCGTCAATGTGGAGCGGCCACCGTGCTATCTGCGAAAGTTCAGCCCGGACGGGAAGTATCTGATCGCGTTTTCCTCCGACCAGGCGGCGCTGGAGATTTACGAGTATCAGGGCTGCGCGGCGGCCGGCGAACTGCTCAGCAGCTGGGACGACACCGAACTGATGGTGGATTACGAGCCCGGGTACAGCAGCGTCATCCGGGGCAAGATTTTCGACCAGCTGTTCAAGCTGAAGCACGTGGTGAACCTGGAGAACCACGAGAAGCATCTGAACCGGGAGTGCAGCCTGTTCACGAACGACGGCCGGTACGTGATCGTCGGTGCCGCTTCGTTCATACCGGAGGAAAACCGGCCCCACTTCTATGAGCTGTACACGAACAACGAGGTCATCAAACCGACGGCCGGCTGCCCGCTCGAGGACTACACGCTCTACATCATCGATCTGCACTTTGGGCGCATCTCGCACGCGCGAGACTTTCGCGTGGACAAGATCATCCTGTCGCACAACCAGGGCGTCTACCTGTACAACAGTACGCTCGCGATCCTGTCGATACACCACCAGTCGATGTACATCTTCTCGATCGCCGACGGGACGTTCTTTCCCGAGCGTACGATCGGGCGGTTTTGCAGCGGCGAGGACGAGCGGTACTACACGAGCGCGTTCCTGACCGAGCGGGGCAGTGCGCCGCCGCCCCGCGCCTTCCGCGAGCCGGCGATAAACAGCCTGAAGCACCGCATACTGGTGTTTCTGTTCCGGCAAGCCAAGGCGCAGGTCGACAGCGGGGAGGATGGGCTGGCGCTGCGCAAGTTTTACCGCCGGTTCGACGAGTACAAGGATCTGCGCATGTGGAAGATGCAGCTGCTCGACGACGATCTGCTGCTGATCAAGTACGCGCACGAGGACGTGGTCACGCTGAAGGCGCACGAACCGAACAGCCAGTACTCGATGTTCGTGGTGTACCACATCTGGGACATGCAGATCGTCGCCGTGTACAGCAACCAGTCGAcgcagctgctcgagctgtACGAAAACTTTTGCGACAGCTTTCGGAACGCGTCGCACAACCACCGGACACCGTTTGCCTGCTCGCCGAGCAACAACCTGTACAGCCGGTTGCTGCACACGCGCTTCAAGCAGACGATCATTGGTGCGCGCGGCGGCAGCGAGGTGGAGGCAACGAAGCGCATCCTCGCCCAGCTGCCGATCAGTGCGCAGAGCTACACCAGCTCGCCGTACCTCGACCTCGGCCTGTTCAGCTACGACGACAAGTGGGTGTCGGCGATGGAGCGGCCGAAAGCGTGCGCCGAGTTTCCGATCCGGTTCTATGCGCGCGACTCGGGCCTGCTCAAGTTTCGCATCTACGCCGGGATGGGCCATCAGATCACGCCCCATCCGGGGCTGCGCCGGCTGGTGGCGTTTATCTTTCACCCGACCGAACCGTTCGCGATCAGCGTGCAGCGCATCAACACGGACTACATTGCCAACTTCCATCTGCGGCACGTGCCCAGCACCAAGCGCAAGCACGCGTTGCCGCCCAAGACGTAG
- the LOC120897656 gene encoding DNA helicase MCM9-like gives MEAYLKKHYAQEITDLLNNSDDLQHVSIHVNLTQLQREQPQLFARIFQDTQAELARWNECLLRAQKSLIEGNLFLDPGFQVKENCHVRFVNVPVSPAELRKTAYPNNDSVGQFLQVKGSVIRMSSSRFLEYRREYACSRCKQKVVIEAEYCKSYVFEPPGPCPNAREAGCRGQLQPVSAQPQPDLCRDYQEIRIQEIMSERNVPASLVVTLEDDLVDSCQPGDCVTVCGPIEHRWKPPTVGRRTEVTIAMRANSVAREESKASWAKDLPEHLLCVPAEWQEVLREIGELAARDLLVQSIAPAIRGMYPVKLAIALALASCTERVGDGEQQATVRGHSHLLLVGDPGLAKSQLLKYASEIASRAVYTTGMGCSSAGLTAAAVKDEGEWQLEAGALVLADGGICCIDEFNLMRETDKASIHEAMEQQTISVAKAGMVCKLSTRCVVLAATNPKNLYTMSDGLGKSAENIGIGGPLLSRFDMVMILKDVRAADWDADIANHLLAQALLDEERECFEGEGNRTDRVAHWELEKLQLHFAAIKDFHPRVSPEANVILGAYYKACRSDPYRDPTRTTVRLLDSLFRLAQAHARLLLRNEVTPIDAITIIQLMEASWGFGKIGIPTYDLIKAQLPLGPEQGTIDRLLDVLNLHGVVQDTVTVRPIDPNILRRYHRELIEKQKRKQLIEQREQSTDTGRIVSDGDDRSQQTVSSTLTTVDDFREQQMKTVPQVPPTSSKYALNPKANFKKLRKQTTAKATSEANSEDSTSRGARKRKRATNEVEEDLTLKAPLDDAALGNLLGSLRKSFGASEAQDPAASATEMAKTQTQSKDLSFSALLDTSQIFEDDDDDFEDATMKSSSRPIQSLLEKTIVMERKEPKDHAHDVSSFALSKPESSSQRVSTHQTERTVPNGNASFSALLEQANSSRTLDETIEFDDEELFVASETRKRVANDRPPLDDTVPNTISATSVSSSSFGTSRTQEEDPSNVHSLYQLKRPSQRRLPTASQRTTHMTQLTEQDTEDLLNFEIEPSGEFALLSESADVSDAPPTPCVPGVRTQARQKLQQFEFQPKREARPVDDDSAYDSMVRDGTVRQQERGTQQQEQQHCTTSQYSGLADEDVELNLSDIEL, from the exons ATGGAAGCTTACCTAAAGAAGCACTACGCGCAGGAAATCACCGATCTGCTAAACAACTCCGATGACTTGCAGCACGTGTCCATACATGTGAA CCTTACGCAGCTGCAGCGCGAACAGCCGCAACTGTTTGCACGCATCTTTCAGGACACGCAGGCAGAACTGGCCCGCTGGAACGAATGTTTGCTCCGTGCGCAAAAGTCGCTGATCGAAGGCAATCTCTTCCTCGATCCGGGCTTCCAAGTCAAGGAAAACTGCCACGTGCGCTTCGTCAATGTGCCGGTGTCGCCGGCCGAGCTGCGGAAGACGGCCTACCCGAACAACGACAGCGTGGGACAGTTTCTGCAGGTGAAGGGCAGCGTGATACGCATGTCCTCGAGCCGGTTTCTGGAGTACAGGCGCGAGTACGCCTGCTCGCGCTGCAAGCAGAAGGTGGTGATCGAGGCGGAGTACTGCAAATCGTACGTGTTCGAACCGCCCGGACCGTGCCCGAATGCTCGCGAGGCCGGCTGCCGTGGACAGCTGCAGCCAGTGTCGGCCCAACCGCAGCCGGACCTGTGCCGCGACTATCAGGAGATCCGCATCCAGGAGATTATGAGCGAACGGAACGTGCCGGCATCGCTGGTGGTGACGCTCGAGGATGATCTCGTGGACAGCTGCCAGCCGGGAGATTGCGTGACCGTGTGCGGTCCGATCGAGCACCGGTGGAAGCCGCCCACCGTTGGCCGCCGGACCGAGGTGACGATAGCGATGCGAGCAAACAGTGTGGCGCGGGAGGAAAGCAAAGCAAGCTGGGCCAAAGATTTGCCCGAACACCTGCTGTGCGTTCCGGCCGAGTGGCAGGAGGTGCTGCGCGAGATCGGTGAGCTTGCCGCGCGCGATCTGCTGGTGCAATCGATCGCACCCGCCATCCGTGGCATGTATCCGGTAAAGCTGGCCATCGCACTAGCGTTGGCCTCCTGCACGGAAAGGGTGGGCGATGGGGAGCAACAGGCGACGGTACGCGGACACTCCCATCTGTTGCTGGTCGGCGATCCGGGGCTAGCCAAATCGCAGCTGCTCAAGTACGCGTCCGAAATTGCCAGCCGGGCCGTGTACACCACCGGCATGGGCTGCTCCTCGGCGGGCTTAACGGCGGCCGCGGTGAAGGACGAAGGCGAATGGCAGCTGGAGGCCGGTGCGCTCGTTCTGGCCGACGGTGGTATCTGCTGTATCGACGAGTTTAATCTGATGCGCGAAACGGATAAGGCATCGATTCACGAAGCGATGGAGCAGCAAACGATCAGCGTGGCAAAGGCGGGCATGGTTTGCAAGCTGAGCACGCGGTGCGTCGTGCTGGCCGCGACCAATCCCAAAAATCTCTACACCATGTCCGACGGGCTGGGCAAGTCGGCGGAAAACATCGGCATCGGCGGCCCGCTGCTGTCCCGCTTCGATATGGTGATGATCCTGAAGGACGTCCGGGCCGCCGATTGGGACGCGGACATTGCCAACCATCTGCTCGCGCAGGCCCTgctggacgaggagcgggAGTGTTTCGAGGGGGAGGGCAACCGAACGGATCGGGTCGCACACTGGGAGCTGGAGAAGCTGCAGCTACACTTTGCCGCCATCAAGGACTTTCATCCGCGCGTCTCGCCCGAAGCGAACGTGATTCTCGGTGCGTACTATAAGGCGTGTCGGTCGGATCCGTACCGTGATCCTACGCGCACGACCGTTCGGCTGCTGGACAGTTTGTTCCGTTTGGCGCAGGCACAcgcgcggctgctgctgcgcaatGAGGTTACACCGATCGATGCGATCACGATCATTCAGCTGATGGAGGCCAGCTGGGGCTTTGGCAAAATCGGCATACCGACGTACGATCTGATAAAGGCGCAGCTGCCCCTTGGACCGGAGCAAGGCACCATCGATCGACTGCTGGATGTGCTAAATCTGCATGGTGTGGTGCAGGATACCGTCACGGTGCGGCCGATCGATCCCAACATACTGCGACGCTATCATCGTGAACTGATCGAAAAGCAAAAGAGGAAGCAGCTAATAGAGCAGCGGGAGCAGAGTACTGATACTGGACGGATAGTTTCGGATGGCGATGATCGAAGTCAGCAAACGGTTTCGTCTACGTTGACCACGGTTGATGACTTTCGGGAGCAGCAGATGAAGACTGTACCGCAGGTACCGCCGACCAGTTCGAAGTACGCGCTCAACCCCAAGGCAAACTTCAAAAAGCTCCGCAAACAGACGACGGCGAAAGCAACATCCGAAGCAAACTCGGAAGATTCTACCTCTCGAGGAGCTAGAAAACGCAAACGTGCAACGAATGAGGTTGAGGAGGATTTGACGCTGAAGGCACCGTTAGACGATGCAGCACTAGGGAACTTACTTGGTTCGTTGAGAAAAAGTTTCGGTGCCTCCGAAGCGCAAGATCCAGCAGCTTCAGCTACCGAAATGGCAAAGACACAAACGCAAAGTAAAGATCTTTCGTTTAGTGCTCTACTGGATACGAGTCAAATATTtgaggacgatgatgatgacttcGAGGATGCAACTATGAAATCATCTTCCCGTCCCATTCAATCACTGCTCGAAAAAACGATTGtaatggaaaggaaagaacCAAAGGATCATGCGCACGATGTTTCGAGCTTCGCCTTATCCAAGCCTGAAAGTAGCAGTCAGCGTGTTTCTACGCACCAAACAGAGCGCACGGTTCCCAATGGAAATGCTTCGTTCAGTGCTCTTTTAGAGCAAGCAAACTCTAGCAGAACGTTGGACGAAACCATTGAATTCGATGATGAGGAGTTGTTCGTTGCGTCAGAGACAAGGAAGAGAGTAGCAAATGATCGTCCACCGCTAGACGACACTGTGCCGAACACGATCAGCGCAACGAGCGTTAGCAGTAGTAGCTTTGGGACTAGTCGCACACAGGAAGAAGATCCCTCTAACGTCCACTCTTTGTATCAATTAAAACGGCCGAGTCAGCGCCGGTTGCccacagccagccagcgaaCGACCCATATGACGCAGCTTACTGAGCAGGATACAGAGGATCTGCTTAACTTCGAAATCGAACCTTCCGGTGAGTTTGCACTGCTGAGCGAATCTGCTGATGTGTCCGATGCGCCTCCGACTCCTTGCGTGCCGGGAGTACGAACACAAGCGCGCCAAAAGCTTCAACAGTTTGAATTTCAACCTAAGCGTGAGGCACGCCCGGTGGACGATGACAGTGCGTACGATTCGATGGTTCGTGATGGAACGGTTAGGCAACAGGAGCGTGGCacccagcagcaggagcagcagcactgTACTACCTCCCAGTACAGTGGGCTAGCCGATGAGGATGTGGAGCTTAATCTATCCGACATTGAACTGTAA
- the LOC120897659 gene encoding GTP-binding protein Rheb homolog: MTYKQRNVAMMGYRSVGKSSLSIQFVEGQFVDSYDPTIENTFTKKTRIHQTDYEIRLVDTAGQDEYSIFPAQYSMDFHGYVLVYSITSQRSFEVIKIIYDKLLDMMGKAYVPVVLVGNKTDLHQERAVPTEEGRKLADSWKAQFLETSAKQNESVTDVFSLLIAQIERDNGNTSEKNSCTVS, from the exons ATGACGTACAAGCAGCGAAATGTGGCTATGATGGGATACCGTTCCGTAG GAAAATCTTCCCTCAGCATACAGTTTGTCGAAGGGCAATTCGTCGACTCGTATGATCCTACCATAGAAAATA CGTTCACGAAAAAGACCCGCATCCACCAGACGGACTATGAGATCCGATTAGTCGATACGGCCGGACAGGACGAGTACAGCATTTTTCCCGCCCAGTACAGCATGGATTTCCACGGCTACGTGTTGGTCTACTCGATCACCAGCCAGCGATCGTTCGAGGTGATAAAAATCATCTACGACAAGCTGCTGGACATGATGGGAAAGGCATA CGTCCCGGTGGTGCTGGTCGGCAACAAGACGGATCTACATCAGGAGCGGGCCGTGCCTACCGAGGAAGGCCGCAAGCTGGCCGATTCGTGGAAAGCACAGTTCCTAGAAACTTCCGCTAAACAAAATGAG TCTGTGACCGATGTATTTTCTCTGCTGATTGCCCAGATCGAACGAGATAATGGAAACACGAGCGAAAAGAACAGCTGTACCGTTTCGTGA
- the LOC120895411 gene encoding malate dehydrogenase, mitochondrial, giving the protein MFARAVKTAACQGAKNFSTTSQNNVKVAVCGASGGIGQPLSLLLKNSPLVTELSLYDIVHTPGVAADLSHIETQSKVTGYNGPENLEKALKGADIVIIPAGVPRKPGMTRDDLFNTNASIVRDLAAGCAKACPKALIGIISNPVNSTVPIACDTLQKAGVLDPRRVFGVSTLDIVRANTFVGEAAGVDPQKMSVPVIGGHSGVTIIPVLSQTKPGVNFPQDKITALTERIQEAGTEVVKAKAGAGSATLSMAYAGARFALALARAMNGEQNVIECAYVRSDVTESKYFATPLLLGKNGLEKNLGLPKLNAYEQELLKKAIPELKKNIQKGEEFVKKN; this is encoded by the exons ATGTTTGCCCGTGCCGTGAAAACTGCCGCCTGCCAGGGTGcgaaaaacttttccaccaCCAGCCAG AACAATGTTAAGGTGGCCGTTTGCGGTGCGTCCGGTGGTATCGGCCAGccgctgtcgctgctgctgaagaaCAGCCCGCTGGTGACGGAACTGTCGCTGTACGACATCGTCCACACGCCCGGTGTGGCCGCCGATCTGTCGCACATCGAAACCCAGTCGAAGGTGACCGGCTACAATGGGCCGGAAAATCTGGAGAAGGCCCTGAAGGGTGCCGACATCGTCATCATTCCGGCCGGTGTGCCCCGCAAGCCCGGCATGACCCGTGACGATCTGTTCAACACGAACGCGTCGATCGTGCGCGACCTGGCGGCCGGCTGTGCCAAGGCCTGCCCGAAAGCGCTGATCGGTATCATCTCGAACCCGGTCAACTCGACCGTACCGATCGCTTGCGATACGCTGCAGAAGGCGGGAGTGCTGGACCCGCGCCGTGTATTCGGTGTCTCCACGCTGGACATTGTGCGCGCGAACACGTTCGTCGGTGAGGCGGCCGGTGTCGACCCGCAGAAGATGAGCGTTCCCGTCATCGGTGGCCATTCCGGTGTCACCATCATCCCGGTGCTGTCCCAGACGAAGCCGGGCGTGAACTTCCCGCAGGACAAGATCACCGCCCTGACCGAGCGCATCCAGGAGGCCGGTACGGAGGTGGTGAAGGCGAAGGCCGGTGCCGGTTCGGCCACGCTGTCGATGGCTTATGCCGGTGCCCGGTTCGCACTCGCGCTGGCCCGTGCCATGAACGGCGAGCAGAACGTGATCGAATGTGCGTACGTTCGATCGGACGTGACGGAGTCGAAGTACTTCGCGACCCCGCTGCTGCTCGGCAAGAATGGGCTGGAGAAGAACCTGGGACTGCCGAAGCTGAACGCTTACGAGCAGGAGCTGCTCAAGAAGGCCATCCCGGAGCTGAAGAAGAACATCCAGAAGGGAGAGGAGTTTGTTAAGAAGAACTAA